The Acinetobacter wuhouensis genome includes the window GTATTAAGTACTTTTTTTGAAGGTCGCGTATTTACAGACTTTGCTAAAATTGCAGGTGTATTGGTTGCATTGTATTTGATCTGGAAGAACTATTCACTGATTAGTATTATTCTGATCGCAACATTGGTCACGACAATGTGTAGATTTATACAATTAAACTATAGCTATTAAATTACAGCTTCTAAATTATGGCTTTTAAAAATGCAAAAAGCGCTTAACGATTACAGTTAAACGCTTTTTTAGCATACAGATTAAAGAGGATTAGAATTCTTACTTTCAGGTTGAATATCTAACACCGTCTTTTCATGACGTGCATTTGCAGCGGCTTCAGCGGCAGCCAACTGTGCAGT containing:
- a CDS encoding AzlD domain-containing protein; the encoded protein is MNQHFIIFIGIMILALGTYLIRYSGLAFHQYFSISKRQEQLFNDAATTLLFSIAVLSTFFEGRVFTDFAKIAGVLVALYLIWKNYSLISIILIATLVTTMCRFIQLNYSY